The proteins below come from a single Drosophila busckii strain San Diego stock center, stock number 13000-0081.31 chromosome X, ASM1175060v1, whole genome shotgun sequence genomic window:
- the LOC108607061 gene encoding glutamate receptor-interacting protein 1 isoform X2, translating to MKLWKSKKPIGGCVPGKSSALKQEQEQNAKQQQQQQQQQQQQQQQQQESNGIALAPMLSVDRAMSPAQSEDSGLAPERGTTYATITLPRNALHLAISFAERNDLSYPPVIGALNPVGHAADFLAPGDRLHQIDGISTIGLSNQKIMSLLCGIGADAAPAIVEIEYSLPECISQNSLYVSSKLAQITVERESGCLGLTLRGGADYPLIVTHVRLHGPVYKTGRIKPGDRLLRVDNISLIGKTLAEAQQIIKCGHVSGYTNLTIEYDVSVVQSVEFSMGPLLIEIERALNDKLGLVLCNYTPNTALVMGMGMGNASSASTDKIDEICQTGIYIASILPASIADRCGALSVGDQVLSIDDTMIEHSVYSPDEVMTILDTSTGRGYTQMQIMPAHALARRGHTQLGSPKYSFSTLESRKSTTGRPRQRFVRKSSLPMETPPMTTTTTTTTNGHSSSLGGLCRAESFPVLLDCSQGAGIVLGAASSCGRAVAIAKIVADSVADRSGCIQAGDRIVAINKMYNLDVLAMRQLLEGQGRGSAAANWLELEVEFDMPDAVVPSSGVFNVKLLRVGKCGLGLSVSGSSHAGLVISDVKMGSPAHRCGSLRPGDILLAVDQHAVQHFNVDALLKELPTGSSSSSNSSNGGGDYTTLTIKRVVLPDFLPNPIYSNCSNGVTNGEPSDLYSSAYVASKYAEVKYNDCISLKSSTPQPDYFRAASSLEDAGSLVQLRQNGGWPSGSSRSFAAAASAAANTQSLTTELPEEEDEHGETPHYGGYELNRYASVDCTALPPPMESKVYGSAASSSSKSSGSSLHQIIFTVRLEPKGGLLGITLAGSEDITKPITISGLVEGGIAHKNGQIHVGDQLLAIDEHSVQGMPLSHATSLLHNLGDLVDLKILRSHDISNSSALLPQTQAIYAKVQRRPRSPSANTEASNANNSNVKDQDQQQQQQQQQQQRIFHVTLYKDKVYDDYGFSVSDGLYERGVFINRIRSGGPADMCGLLKPFDRIMQVNEMKTQDFDCCLTVPLIAAAGDKIEMIMQRSE from the exons TTGACCGCGCCATGAGCCCCGCACAATCGGAGGACTCGGGCCTTGCCCCAGAGCGTGGCACCACCTATGCCACCATCACGCTGCCACGCAACGCTCTGCACCTGGCCATCAGTTTCGCAG aacGCAATGATCTTTCCTATCCGCCCGTAATTGGCGCACTCAATCCCGTGGGTCATGCAGCGGACTTTTTGGCTCCCGGCGATCGCTTGCATCAGATCGACGGCATCTCAACCATAGGTCTAAGCAATCAGAAGATTATGAGCTTGCTCTGTGGCATCGGTGCGGATGCTGCGCCAGCGATTGTAGAGATTGAGTACTCCCTGCCCGAATGCA TTTCCCAAAATAGTTTATATGTGAGCTCGAAGCTGGCGCAGATTACGGTAGAGCGGGAGAGCGGCTGCTTGGGCTTGACACTGCGCGGAGGCGCCGACTATCCCTTGATTGTCACACACGTGCGACTCCACGGGCCCGTCTACAAAACGGGGCGCATCAAGCCCGGCGATCGCTTGCTGCGCGTCGATAAC ATCTCGCTCATTGGCAAGACTCTAGCTGAGGCACAGCAGATCATCAAATGCGGCCACGTTTCCGGTTATACCAATCTAACCATTGAGTATGACGTCTCCGTCGTGCAGAGCGTTGAATTCTCCATGGGGCCGCTGCTCATTGAAATCGAACGCGCCCTCAACGACAAATTGGGCCTGGTACTTTGCAATTATACGCCCAACACAGCCCTGgtcatgggcatgggcatgggcaatGCCTCCTCCGCCAGCACAGACAAAATCGATGAGATCTGCCAAACGGGCATCTATATAGCCAGCATATTGCCCGCCAGCATTGCCGATCG CTGCGGCGCCTTATCCGTCGGCGATCAGGTGCTCTCCATTGATGACACCATGATCGAGCATTCGGTCTACAGTCCCGACGAGGTCATGACCATATTGGACACCAGCACTGGACGCGGCTACACTCAGATGCAGATCATGCCAGCGCATGCGCTGGCGCGTCGTG GTCATACCCAATTGGGTAGCCCCAAGTACAGCTTCAGCACGCTGGAGTCGCGCAAGTCGACGACGGGGAGGCCGCGTCAGCGATTTGTGCGCAAGAGTTCGCTGCCCATGGAGACGCCgccgatgacgacgacgacgacgacgacgacgaatgGACACTCGAGCAGTTTGGGGGGATTGTGTCGCGCCGAGAGCTTTCCGGTGCTGCTGGACTGCAGCCAGGGGGCGGGCATTGTGCTgggcgctgccagcagctgcggTCGGGCCGTGGCCATTGCCAAAATAGTGGCGGACTCGGTGGCAGATCGCAGCGGCTGCATCCAGGCCGGGGATCGCATTGTGGCCATCAACAAGATGTACAATCTGGATGTGCTGGCCAtgcggcagctgctggagGGCCAGGGGCGTGGCAGTGCGGCGGCCAATTGGCTGGAGCTGGAGGTGGAGTTCGATATGCCGGATGCGGTGGTGCCCTCCAGTGGCGTCTTCAATGTCAAACTGCTGCGCGTGGGCAAGTGCGGCCTGGGCCTGAGCGTCAGCGGCTCAAGCCATGCGGGATTGGTCATATCGGATGTCAAAATGGGCAGTCCGGCTCATCGCTGCGGCTCACTGCGTCCGGGTGACATATTGCTGGCTGTGGATCAGCATGCCGTGCAGCATTTCAATGTCGATGCGCTGCTCAAGGAACTGcccacaggcagcagcagcagcagcaacagcagcaacggcgGTGGCGACTATACCACCTTGACCATCAAGCGTGTGGTGCTGCCCGATTTTCTGCCCAATCCCATctacagcaactgcagcaatggCGTGACCAATGGCGAGCCAAGCGACTTGTATAGCAGCGCCTACGTGGCCTCCAAGTACGCCGAGGTCAAGTACAACGACTGCATCTCGCTCAAGTCCAGCACGCCCCAGCCGGATTACTTTcgagctgccagcagcttggAGGATGCCGGCAGCCTGGTCCAGCTGCGACAGAATGGCGGCTGGCCAAGCGGCAGCAGTCGctcctttgctgctgccgcctccGCTGCTGCCAACACCCAGAGCCTGACCACCGAGCTGCCCGAGGAGGAGGATGAGCACGGCGAGACGCCGCACTACGGTGGCTACGAGCTCAATCGCTATGCCAG CGTCGACTGCACCGCGCTGCCGCCGCCCATGGAGAGCAAAGTGTACGGATCGGCggccagctccagcagcaagagcagcggcagcagcttgcatCAAATCATCTTCACTGTGCGGCTCGAGCCCAAGGGCGGACTGCTGGGCATAACGCTGGCGGGCAGCGAGGACATCACCAAGCCCATCACCATCAGTGGATTGGTCGAGG GTGGCATCGCGCATAAGAACGGGCAGATCCATGTGGGCGACCAGCTGCTGGCGATTGATGAGCACTCGGTGCAGGGCATGCCGCTGTCGCATGCCACCAGCTTGTTGCACAACCTGGGCGACCTGGTGGACTTGAAAATACTGCGCAGTCACGATATAAGCAACAGCTCCGCTTTGCTGCCCCAGACGCAGGCGATCTACGCCAAGGTGCAGCGTCGTCCGCGCAGTCCCTCGGCCAACACTGAGGCGAGcaacgccaacaacagcaatgtaAAGGATCAggaccaacagcagcagcagcagcagcaacagcagcagcgcatttttcACGTAACGCTTTACAAGGATAAAGTTTACGATGATTACGGCTTCTCCGTTAGCGACGGACTCTATGAGCGCGGCGTGTTCATCAATCGCATACGCAGCGGCGGTCCGGCGGACATGTGCGGACTGCTCAAGCCCTTCGATCGCATAATGCAG gtgaatgaaatgaaaacgcAGGACTTTGATTGTTGCCTCACTGTGCCGCTTATAGCGGCCGCTGGCGACAAGATCGAAATGATAATGCAACGCAGCGAGTGA
- the LOC108607061 gene encoding glutamate receptor-interacting protein 1 isoform X1 has product MKLWKSKKPIGGCVPGKSSALKQEQEQNAKQQQQQQQQQQQQQQQQQESNGIALAPMLSVDRAMSPAQSEDSGLAPERGTTYATITLPRNALHLAISFAERNDLSYPPVIGALNPVGHAADFLAPGDRLHQIDGISTIGLSNQKIMSLLCGIGADAAPAIVEIEYSLPECTVSQNSLYVSSKLAQITVERESGCLGLTLRGGADYPLIVTHVRLHGPVYKTGRIKPGDRLLRVDNISLIGKTLAEAQQIIKCGHVSGYTNLTIEYDVSVVQSVEFSMGPLLIEIERALNDKLGLVLCNYTPNTALVMGMGMGNASSASTDKIDEICQTGIYIASILPASIADRCGALSVGDQVLSIDDTMIEHSVYSPDEVMTILDTSTGRGYTQMQIMPAHALARRGHTQLGSPKYSFSTLESRKSTTGRPRQRFVRKSSLPMETPPMTTTTTTTTNGHSSSLGGLCRAESFPVLLDCSQGAGIVLGAASSCGRAVAIAKIVADSVADRSGCIQAGDRIVAINKMYNLDVLAMRQLLEGQGRGSAAANWLELEVEFDMPDAVVPSSGVFNVKLLRVGKCGLGLSVSGSSHAGLVISDVKMGSPAHRCGSLRPGDILLAVDQHAVQHFNVDALLKELPTGSSSSSNSSNGGGDYTTLTIKRVVLPDFLPNPIYSNCSNGVTNGEPSDLYSSAYVASKYAEVKYNDCISLKSSTPQPDYFRAASSLEDAGSLVQLRQNGGWPSGSSRSFAAAASAAANTQSLTTELPEEEDEHGETPHYGGYELNRYASVDCTALPPPMESKVYGSAASSSSKSSGSSLHQIIFTVRLEPKGGLLGITLAGSEDITKPITISGLVEGGIAHKNGQIHVGDQLLAIDEHSVQGMPLSHATSLLHNLGDLVDLKILRSHDISNSSALLPQTQAIYAKVQRRPRSPSANTEASNANNSNVKDQDQQQQQQQQQQQRIFHVTLYKDKVYDDYGFSVSDGLYERGVFINRIRSGGPADMCGLLKPFDRIMQVNEMKTQDFDCCLTVPLIAAAGDKIEMIMQRSE; this is encoded by the exons TTGACCGCGCCATGAGCCCCGCACAATCGGAGGACTCGGGCCTTGCCCCAGAGCGTGGCACCACCTATGCCACCATCACGCTGCCACGCAACGCTCTGCACCTGGCCATCAGTTTCGCAG aacGCAATGATCTTTCCTATCCGCCCGTAATTGGCGCACTCAATCCCGTGGGTCATGCAGCGGACTTTTTGGCTCCCGGCGATCGCTTGCATCAGATCGACGGCATCTCAACCATAGGTCTAAGCAATCAGAAGATTATGAGCTTGCTCTGTGGCATCGGTGCGGATGCTGCGCCAGCGATTGTAGAGATTGAGTACTCCCTGCCCGAATGCA CAGTTTCCCAAAATAGTTTATATGTGAGCTCGAAGCTGGCGCAGATTACGGTAGAGCGGGAGAGCGGCTGCTTGGGCTTGACACTGCGCGGAGGCGCCGACTATCCCTTGATTGTCACACACGTGCGACTCCACGGGCCCGTCTACAAAACGGGGCGCATCAAGCCCGGCGATCGCTTGCTGCGCGTCGATAAC ATCTCGCTCATTGGCAAGACTCTAGCTGAGGCACAGCAGATCATCAAATGCGGCCACGTTTCCGGTTATACCAATCTAACCATTGAGTATGACGTCTCCGTCGTGCAGAGCGTTGAATTCTCCATGGGGCCGCTGCTCATTGAAATCGAACGCGCCCTCAACGACAAATTGGGCCTGGTACTTTGCAATTATACGCCCAACACAGCCCTGgtcatgggcatgggcatgggcaatGCCTCCTCCGCCAGCACAGACAAAATCGATGAGATCTGCCAAACGGGCATCTATATAGCCAGCATATTGCCCGCCAGCATTGCCGATCG CTGCGGCGCCTTATCCGTCGGCGATCAGGTGCTCTCCATTGATGACACCATGATCGAGCATTCGGTCTACAGTCCCGACGAGGTCATGACCATATTGGACACCAGCACTGGACGCGGCTACACTCAGATGCAGATCATGCCAGCGCATGCGCTGGCGCGTCGTG GTCATACCCAATTGGGTAGCCCCAAGTACAGCTTCAGCACGCTGGAGTCGCGCAAGTCGACGACGGGGAGGCCGCGTCAGCGATTTGTGCGCAAGAGTTCGCTGCCCATGGAGACGCCgccgatgacgacgacgacgacgacgacgacgaatgGACACTCGAGCAGTTTGGGGGGATTGTGTCGCGCCGAGAGCTTTCCGGTGCTGCTGGACTGCAGCCAGGGGGCGGGCATTGTGCTgggcgctgccagcagctgcggTCGGGCCGTGGCCATTGCCAAAATAGTGGCGGACTCGGTGGCAGATCGCAGCGGCTGCATCCAGGCCGGGGATCGCATTGTGGCCATCAACAAGATGTACAATCTGGATGTGCTGGCCAtgcggcagctgctggagGGCCAGGGGCGTGGCAGTGCGGCGGCCAATTGGCTGGAGCTGGAGGTGGAGTTCGATATGCCGGATGCGGTGGTGCCCTCCAGTGGCGTCTTCAATGTCAAACTGCTGCGCGTGGGCAAGTGCGGCCTGGGCCTGAGCGTCAGCGGCTCAAGCCATGCGGGATTGGTCATATCGGATGTCAAAATGGGCAGTCCGGCTCATCGCTGCGGCTCACTGCGTCCGGGTGACATATTGCTGGCTGTGGATCAGCATGCCGTGCAGCATTTCAATGTCGATGCGCTGCTCAAGGAACTGcccacaggcagcagcagcagcagcaacagcagcaacggcgGTGGCGACTATACCACCTTGACCATCAAGCGTGTGGTGCTGCCCGATTTTCTGCCCAATCCCATctacagcaactgcagcaatggCGTGACCAATGGCGAGCCAAGCGACTTGTATAGCAGCGCCTACGTGGCCTCCAAGTACGCCGAGGTCAAGTACAACGACTGCATCTCGCTCAAGTCCAGCACGCCCCAGCCGGATTACTTTcgagctgccagcagcttggAGGATGCCGGCAGCCTGGTCCAGCTGCGACAGAATGGCGGCTGGCCAAGCGGCAGCAGTCGctcctttgctgctgccgcctccGCTGCTGCCAACACCCAGAGCCTGACCACCGAGCTGCCCGAGGAGGAGGATGAGCACGGCGAGACGCCGCACTACGGTGGCTACGAGCTCAATCGCTATGCCAG CGTCGACTGCACCGCGCTGCCGCCGCCCATGGAGAGCAAAGTGTACGGATCGGCggccagctccagcagcaagagcagcggcagcagcttgcatCAAATCATCTTCACTGTGCGGCTCGAGCCCAAGGGCGGACTGCTGGGCATAACGCTGGCGGGCAGCGAGGACATCACCAAGCCCATCACCATCAGTGGATTGGTCGAGG GTGGCATCGCGCATAAGAACGGGCAGATCCATGTGGGCGACCAGCTGCTGGCGATTGATGAGCACTCGGTGCAGGGCATGCCGCTGTCGCATGCCACCAGCTTGTTGCACAACCTGGGCGACCTGGTGGACTTGAAAATACTGCGCAGTCACGATATAAGCAACAGCTCCGCTTTGCTGCCCCAGACGCAGGCGATCTACGCCAAGGTGCAGCGTCGTCCGCGCAGTCCCTCGGCCAACACTGAGGCGAGcaacgccaacaacagcaatgtaAAGGATCAggaccaacagcagcagcagcagcagcaacagcagcagcgcatttttcACGTAACGCTTTACAAGGATAAAGTTTACGATGATTACGGCTTCTCCGTTAGCGACGGACTCTATGAGCGCGGCGTGTTCATCAATCGCATACGCAGCGGCGGTCCGGCGGACATGTGCGGACTGCTCAAGCCCTTCGATCGCATAATGCAG gtgaatgaaatgaaaacgcAGGACTTTGATTGTTGCCTCACTGTGCCGCTTATAGCGGCCGCTGGCGACAAGATCGAAATGATAATGCAACGCAGCGAGTGA